Proteins encoded within one genomic window of Pirellulales bacterium:
- a CDS encoding DVUA0089 family protein: MSRFLRLSFCALFACACLFLPVSHVAAGDEMYFAIDPAQSVVTATATIEIPQINLTVVTHGQGTQGLGVPGFSDGTQGMFAGLMAADVDTSAGTITFGGGSMYGESSGTWEPLPLGATGTAPAFLGVRIDGVLGIPATAVAAVRDFWADYFSAYQITNLNPTGANQYQFTADQWLSISTNIDVQGQSGIGATLGSQRYDLSERYAAQNGGQTGSLTQLAGGNWQVRVPIDTSVFISAGSSDLGPIYVDLQVQGQMVGNSIPTPSPGPVLESIAGNTSLALAQSINGAFNRNFDPNVGNDILNTSAIMPHATIHGAFDGNLHYFSFTVGQAAAIGIFDIDNATFDSQLFLYDAAGHLLASDDDASSTYGGHGSSTSRDAYLQYTFAQPGTYTIAVGYYTPPTNGPLGPAAVGGEYTLQVSIAPEPPAFALAALPLVGFLFAARRRLGRRTAAVFALMVLAAFAPHAVLADDPLVKNSLEEVYDPNGQYPMPYRLFVPPQSASEPEEKFPLVLFLHGSGERGIDNYAQVSNHIDGLIQATQSDAYASFLLAPQLTDYPYAGSFGADDPFDRTMDILQQVMAEYPIDPSRIYITGLSLGGFGTFTYMDEFPSLWAAAVPLSGGGDPSTASVIKDIPTWAFHGSADATVPVTDTINMINAMTAAGGSPLFTEIPGGGHDIWEQVYGDAQTQEFGLYDWLFAQHNTNTPWVPEPGTWGMAATAALGFGIAAWRRRGGRFVA, translated from the coding sequence ATGTCTCGTTTCTTGCGTCTTTCGTTCTGCGCGCTCTTTGCTTGTGCCTGTTTGTTCTTGCCGGTAAGTCACGTCGCGGCTGGCGACGAAATGTACTTTGCCATCGATCCCGCGCAGAGCGTTGTGACGGCCACCGCCACGATCGAAATTCCGCAGATCAATCTGACCGTCGTCACGCACGGCCAGGGGACGCAAGGGCTGGGAGTGCCCGGCTTCAGCGATGGCACGCAAGGAATGTTCGCCGGACTCATGGCGGCCGACGTTGATACGAGCGCCGGCACCATCACCTTTGGCGGTGGCAGCATGTACGGAGAATCGAGCGGCACCTGGGAACCGTTACCGCTCGGCGCGACCGGCACGGCGCCGGCATTCCTGGGCGTGCGAATCGACGGCGTGCTCGGTATTCCCGCCACGGCCGTCGCCGCGGTGCGAGACTTTTGGGCCGACTACTTCAGCGCCTACCAAATCACGAACCTCAATCCGACCGGTGCTAACCAGTACCAATTCACGGCCGATCAGTGGCTGTCGATTTCCACCAATATCGACGTGCAAGGCCAATCGGGAATAGGGGCCACGCTGGGCAGCCAGCGCTATGACCTCAGCGAACGCTACGCGGCGCAAAACGGCGGACAGACCGGCAGCCTGACGCAGCTCGCCGGCGGTAATTGGCAAGTTCGCGTGCCGATCGATACCTCGGTTTTCATCTCGGCGGGCAGCTCGGACCTCGGCCCGATTTATGTCGACCTGCAGGTGCAAGGGCAGATGGTGGGCAACAGCATTCCCACGCCCAGTCCGGGACCGGTGCTCGAAAGCATTGCCGGAAACACTAGCCTCGCGCTGGCACAATCCATCAACGGCGCCTTCAACCGCAACTTTGACCCCAATGTTGGTAACGACATTCTCAACACGTCGGCGATTATGCCGCATGCCACGATCCATGGAGCCTTCGACGGAAACCTGCACTATTTCAGCTTCACGGTCGGTCAGGCCGCCGCGATCGGTATCTTCGATATCGATAACGCCACGTTCGATTCTCAGCTTTTCTTGTACGATGCCGCCGGGCATCTGCTGGCCTCGGACGACGACGCTTCTTCCACTTATGGCGGCCACGGCAGCAGCACCTCGCGCGACGCCTATTTGCAGTACACGTTCGCGCAGCCCGGCACGTACACCATAGCCGTCGGGTATTACACGCCGCCGACCAACGGTCCCTTGGGACCGGCGGCGGTCGGGGGAGAATACACACTGCAAGTTTCGATCGCGCCCGAGCCGCCAGCGTTCGCGCTGGCCGCGCTGCCGCTTGTCGGCTTTTTGTTTGCGGCGCGGCGACGGCTCGGTCGACGCACGGCAGCGGTTTTCGCTTTGATGGTCTTGGCCGCCTTCGCGCCCCATGCGGTGCTGGCTGACGATCCGCTCGTCAAGAACTCTCTGGAAGAGGTTTACGATCCTAACGGTCAGTACCCGATGCCTTATCGTTTGTTCGTTCCGCCTCAATCGGCTTCCGAGCCCGAGGAGAAATTCCCGCTGGTCCTGTTCTTGCACGGTTCAGGCGAACGAGGCATCGACAACTACGCGCAGGTGTCGAATCACATCGACGGCTTGATCCAGGCCACGCAAAGCGACGCCTATGCCTCGTTCTTATTGGCGCCGCAATTGACCGATTATCCATACGCAGGCAGCTTCGGCGCCGACGATCCGTTCGACCGCACGATGGATATTCTGCAGCAGGTGATGGCCGAATATCCCATCGACCCCAGCCGCATCTACATCACGGGCCTGTCCCTGGGTGGATTCGGCACCTTCACCTACATGGACGAGTTTCCAAGCCTGTGGGCCGCGGCCGTGCCGTTGTCGGGGGGCGGTGACCCATCAACGGCGTCCGTGATCAAGGACATTCCTACCTGGGCCTTTCACGGCTCGGCCGATGCCACGGTGCCGGTGACCGACACGATCAACATGATCAACGCCATGACCGCCGCCGGCGGTTCGCCTTTGTTCACCGAGATCCCGGGCGGCGGACACGACATCTGGGAACAGGTCTACGGCGACGCGCAAACCCAGGAGTTCGGGCTTTACGATTGGCTGTTCGCGCAGCACAACACCAACACCCCTTGGGTTCCTGAACCGGGCACCTGGGGAATGGCGGCCACGGCGGCGCTGGGATTTGGCATTGCCGCCTGGCGGCGACGGGGTGGTCGTTTCGTGGCGTGA
- a CDS encoding TolC family protein, whose product MRPPGAGGAPRANFYIHRWMVILVYVVASLRAFLASAQPAPVPSSASAAPSLVRPAVTLAPALSNPSNVQGRVSRAPARLPPPAGAVQGGTPKARTTSEVLNVRAEQIPVGNPPVGPPAGPVRLAPVQINLPDAIELGLRQNPDIITVRRNEGVAIGVLGVAETYPFNPFVQVNVTPLQTNNGTGSTIYNYVLMMQTIQLAHQQQYREEVGGAALNSVRWNIVQAELLNVAMTERLFFTALYQHGLRDLAMANAAMNDELLRISTKQFEAGQISAANLAIIQIDHRASHRQERLAEANYQTAMLDLRRQLNISLAAPLDVMGDLDDWWWAAGNAENLLHLKCPQANVAPGEWPAIDELAASRPDVMAARADVATARAAVRLANANRTPDIQAGPYYQRTDNGVTFFGFRLHRDLNVWNDFTPMLRQRQAEQRQRQTAMEQLQARARIEIEAAINRYERARWIINETQDLMEYLPREIARLEEQFKAGEVDVVQVMQARTSLINARRANLDCLNELAQASAVLTATTAVPPQAIVQPAQKP is encoded by the coding sequence GTGCGCCCTCCAGGCGCCGGCGGTGCGCCGCGCGCGAATTTCTATATTCATCGTTGGATGGTGATACTCGTGTACGTCGTCGCTTCACTGCGCGCGTTCTTGGCGAGCGCGCAGCCGGCGCCCGTTCCTTCGTCCGCAAGCGCGGCGCCGTCTCTCGTGCGCCCCGCGGTCACGCTGGCTCCCGCACTGAGTAATCCGTCGAATGTCCAGGGTAGAGTTTCGCGTGCGCCTGCGCGACTGCCACCGCCGGCCGGAGCGGTGCAAGGCGGCACGCCCAAGGCGCGCACGACCAGCGAGGTTCTTAACGTGCGTGCCGAACAGATACCGGTCGGCAACCCGCCCGTCGGGCCGCCGGCGGGCCCGGTGCGGTTGGCGCCGGTGCAAATCAACCTGCCGGACGCGATCGAACTGGGGCTGCGGCAGAATCCCGATATCATCACCGTTCGCCGCAACGAAGGAGTTGCCATCGGCGTGCTGGGCGTCGCCGAGACTTATCCTTTCAATCCCTTCGTGCAAGTGAACGTCACGCCGCTGCAGACGAACAACGGCACGGGCTCGACGATCTATAACTACGTGTTGATGATGCAGACGATTCAGCTCGCCCATCAACAGCAGTATCGTGAGGAAGTTGGCGGTGCGGCGTTGAACTCGGTGCGGTGGAACATCGTGCAGGCCGAGCTGCTGAATGTGGCCATGACCGAGCGGCTATTCTTTACCGCACTCTATCAGCATGGTCTGCGCGATCTGGCCATGGCCAACGCCGCCATGAACGACGAACTGCTGCGGATTTCGACGAAGCAGTTCGAAGCGGGGCAGATCTCGGCCGCGAACCTGGCGATCATTCAAATCGATCACCGCGCCTCGCACCGGCAGGAGCGATTGGCCGAGGCGAACTATCAAACGGCCATGTTAGACCTGCGCCGGCAATTGAATATCTCGCTGGCGGCGCCGTTGGATGTCATGGGCGATCTGGACGATTGGTGGTGGGCCGCCGGCAACGCCGAGAATCTGCTGCACCTGAAATGTCCGCAAGCCAACGTCGCACCCGGCGAATGGCCGGCCATCGATGAATTGGCTGCTTCACGTCCCGACGTAATGGCTGCGCGGGCCGACGTGGCCACGGCCCGAGCGGCTGTGCGCCTGGCAAACGCCAACCGTACGCCGGACATCCAGGCCGGCCCTTACTACCAGCGCACCGACAACGGCGTTACGTTCTTCGGTTTTCGCTTGCATCGCGACCTGAACGTATGGAACGACTTTACGCCCATGCTGCGCCAGCGACAGGCCGAGCAGCGCCAGCGGCAAACCGCGATGGAGCAATTGCAGGCCCGGGCCAGGATCGAAATCGAGGCCGCCATCAATCGCTACGAGCGGGCCCGCTGGATCATCAACGAAACCCAGGATTTGATGGAATACTTGCCACGCGAAATTGCGCGGCTGGAAGAGCAATTCAAGGCCGGCGAAGTCGACGTTGTGCAAGTCATGCAGGCGCGGACGAGTCTGATCAATGCCCGGCGGGCCAACTTGGATTGCCTCAACGAATTGGCCCAGGCATCGGCCGTTCTCACCGCAACCACGGCCGTGCCGCCGCAGGCCATCGTACAGCCGGCGCAGAAGCCGTGA